A stretch of Cytophagales bacterium DNA encodes these proteins:
- a CDS encoding amidohydrolase family protein, which translates to MSKYIKTLFLALLAFTVQAQVPQPADPQEGPIAIVNATAHLGNGQVIEQSVVAFDQGKLTVVADASTRPDLSGHRVIEAEGKHVYPGFILPKSTLGLVDINAVRPTRDFAEVGEFTPHVRSLIAYNTDSELIAALRFNGILLAQSTPTGGRISGTSSIMMLEGWNWEDAAYRADDGIHLSWPALSFGARWWLGETGRRKNDRYADQVSELLTFLRDAKSYHKKPTAKKNLLLEATRPLFTGEKQLFVEANNAAVIVEAINSLKATGVQKIVLVGGRDAWHVKDLLVQENIPVLLNEVHSRPNRDDEDIDLHFRMPGILTDAGVKVGLMYRSLQSSRNLPFFAGSAVAYGMEKEEALKLITSNTAEILGIGDRAGTLEVGKDAILFVSQGDALDMRTSKVEMAFVQGKELELVGKQQVLFNRFKEKYEKGE; encoded by the coding sequence ATGAGTAAGTACATAAAAACCCTATTCCTGGCCTTATTGGCATTTACAGTACAAGCACAGGTGCCACAGCCCGCTGATCCTCAGGAAGGACCGATCGCGATTGTGAATGCGACAGCTCATTTGGGTAACGGTCAGGTCATCGAGCAATCGGTGGTCGCTTTTGATCAGGGAAAATTGACGGTAGTAGCTGATGCCAGCACGCGCCCGGACTTGTCAGGTCACCGCGTCATTGAAGCGGAAGGAAAGCATGTTTATCCTGGATTCATCTTGCCTAAATCTACACTGGGACTTGTGGATATAAATGCCGTACGCCCCACCCGGGATTTTGCTGAAGTAGGTGAGTTTACACCACATGTAAGATCGTTGATCGCATACAATACGGATTCAGAATTGATCGCTGCTCTGAGGTTCAATGGGATATTGCTGGCTCAATCTACGCCTACAGGTGGACGAATTTCAGGGACTTCCAGCATTATGATGTTGGAAGGTTGGAACTGGGAAGACGCTGCTTACCGAGCCGATGACGGCATTCACTTAAGTTGGCCAGCATTGTCATTTGGTGCTCGGTGGTGGTTAGGCGAAACGGGTAGAAGAAAGAACGACCGATATGCGGATCAGGTCTCCGAATTGTTGACGTTTTTGCGCGATGCAAAATCATACCATAAAAAGCCTACAGCGAAGAAGAATCTTTTGCTGGAAGCGACCCGTCCTTTGTTCACGGGCGAAAAGCAGCTGTTTGTGGAAGCCAACAATGCTGCTGTGATCGTAGAAGCCATTAACTCTTTGAAAGCAACAGGTGTGCAAAAGATTGTTCTGGTCGGTGGGCGAGATGCCTGGCATGTCAAAGACCTCCTTGTACAAGAAAATATACCAGTATTACTTAATGAGGTACATAGTCGTCCCAACCGGGATGACGAAGACATTGATCTTCATTTCCGGATGCCTGGTATTCTGACTGACGCTGGGGTTAAAGTAGGATTGATGTATCGGAGTTTACAGAGCTCAAGGAACCTGCCATTTTTCGCGGGATCTGCAGTGGCCTATGGAATGGAAAAAGAAGAGGCTTTGAAATTGATCACTTCTAATACTGCTGAGATTTTAGGAATAGGTGATCGTGCTGGAACACTTGAAGTGGGTAAAGATGCCATCTTATTTGTTTCACAAGGAGATGCATTGGACATGCGGACAAGTAAAGTCGAAATGGCCTTTGTTCAGGGAAAGGAACTGGAGCTGGTCGGAAAACAGCAAGTCCTTTTCAATCGCTTCAAGGAAAAGTATGAAAAAGGGGAATAA
- a CDS encoding ammonium transporter gives MNVNSVSTLETSPALEETSSVAEVAVAAVDYSTQIGDAVFTANNVWMMLATGLVFIMHLGFAGVEAGFGQSKNTVNILFKNTLTPIIGLVSYALLGFFLMYPGFETPGWFAFDGSGWNMFWFASDKADVTTGYASGGYTYWTDFLFQGMFAATAATIVSGAVAERIKLSAYLVFTVIFVGIVYPLIGSWKWGGGALDDMGFYDFAGSTLVHSVGGWGALAGIIVLGPRLGKYVDGKVVDKPGSSVPLAVIGVFLLWLGWFGFNGGSVLSADPALTSFVLVTTSLAACAGGLAGFITAKFVFNRLDLGMVLNGILAGLVGITAGADVIPPLYAVLVGLIAGVLVVFSAITLDKFKLDDVVGAVSVHLTCGIWGTLAVGIFSTNPEHSFLTQLIGVAICGAVAFAAAMIIFYVLKMTMGIRVTEEHEEEGLDSHEHGIRGYTITVE, from the coding sequence ATGAATGTGAATTCTGTAAGTACGTTAGAAACTTCGCCAGCCCTTGAGGAGACATCAAGTGTCGCGGAGGTTGCGGTAGCAGCTGTGGATTATTCCACCCAAATCGGAGATGCGGTATTTACCGCAAACAATGTATGGATGATGTTAGCTACTGGTTTAGTATTCATCATGCACCTTGGCTTTGCGGGTGTAGAAGCGGGGTTTGGGCAATCTAAGAACACGGTTAATATCTTGTTCAAGAACACCCTTACACCGATTATCGGCCTGGTTTCTTATGCACTACTAGGTTTTTTCCTGATGTATCCTGGTTTTGAGACGCCAGGTTGGTTTGCTTTTGATGGTTCCGGCTGGAACATGTTCTGGTTTGCTTCAGACAAAGCAGACGTTACTACGGGTTATGCTAGTGGTGGCTATACTTACTGGACTGATTTCCTTTTCCAGGGAATGTTTGCTGCAACGGCAGCTACCATTGTATCAGGTGCAGTTGCTGAGAGAATCAAGCTTTCTGCATATTTGGTATTTACGGTGATTTTCGTTGGTATTGTCTACCCGTTGATCGGAAGCTGGAAATGGGGTGGTGGAGCCCTTGATGATATGGGATTCTATGATTTTGCAGGTTCTACGCTTGTACACTCCGTTGGTGGATGGGGCGCGCTTGCAGGGATCATCGTCCTTGGACCCAGATTAGGTAAGTATGTAGATGGTAAAGTAGTTGACAAGCCAGGTTCAAGTGTGCCTTTGGCAGTTATCGGTGTATTCTTACTTTGGTTAGGATGGTTCGGTTTCAATGGTGGATCCGTATTATCTGCCGATCCTGCATTGACTTCTTTTGTATTGGTGACTACTTCCCTGGCTGCATGTGCAGGTGGACTGGCTGGTTTCATCACTGCTAAATTTGTATTCAACAGATTGGACCTGGGTATGGTGCTTAATGGTATCCTTGCCGGGTTAGTAGGTATCACTGCCGGTGCAGATGTAATTCCTCCTTTGTATGCAGTACTAGTGGGATTGATTGCAGGTGTTTTGGTTGTATTCTCGGCCATCACACTGGATAAATTCAAGCTGGATGATGTGGTAGGTGCTGTATCTGTGCACTTGACTTGCGGTATCTGGGGCACTTTGGCTGTAGGTATTTTCTCAACAAATCCGGAGCACAGTTTCCTTACTCAATTGATTGGTGTAGCGATCTGTGGTGCGGTTGCTTTTGCTGCTGCAATGATCATCTTCTATGTACTTAAAATGACCATGGGAATCAGGGTTACAGAAGAGCATGAAGAAGAAGGATTGGATAGCCATGAGCACGGTATCAGAGGTTATACCATCACCGTCGAATAA
- a CDS encoding class I adenylate-forming enzyme family protein — translation MLYTNFFVASLQNAAPDKVLLEADGKEIQTQLLLEGSMAMAMALQQKGVKKGDRVILAVKPDIQFLKIFYANMMIGTVMSIIDPEMGRDNYKAKLLQFDPQVAFVDSRLVLLSEHPIARWAINKWRPGLPYIPILKKCKVFTAGPWLPIVQKHHPVATLSSEVAEQPKLQALDEKEEFLVTYTSGTVNEPKGVLHSYATLRGSIHNLSELFQQNKDESIATHLPPFVLVGISSSIKVYLWDNDWPADRKMEFITKNKITTLFGPPSDYLPLMAYCQENGMHFPKSLKNIYLGSAPVYTAFLNDILGYVGAEVNVVSIYGMTENLTVAYANAREKIVREADGDWVGFPFPGVEIAASEDGELALNSNQLFMRYWHLPSRQTPHQTGDLGMIDTDGSVVLQGRKKDMIIRRNFNIYPGLYEPTINKIKGITEAVMIGVYSEQKADEEIILVVEGKEGLDGNAILEKLKFGEYSIDKEAWPDRVAFMPLPRSGRQNKVNKNQLRADLEQKRL, via the coding sequence ATGCTGTATACCAATTTTTTTGTCGCCTCTCTTCAAAATGCCGCTCCTGATAAGGTTTTGCTGGAAGCAGACGGCAAGGAAATTCAGACCCAATTACTGTTAGAAGGGAGCATGGCCATGGCCATGGCGTTACAGCAAAAAGGAGTGAAAAAAGGAGATCGGGTCATTCTGGCAGTGAAACCTGATATCCAATTCCTGAAGATCTTCTATGCCAACATGATGATTGGGACGGTGATGTCCATAATCGATCCTGAGATGGGTCGGGACAACTACAAAGCCAAATTACTTCAGTTTGATCCACAGGTCGCCTTTGTAGATAGCAGACTGGTATTGTTGAGTGAGCATCCCATTGCCCGATGGGCGATCAATAAATGGAGACCGGGATTGCCTTATATCCCCATTTTGAAAAAATGTAAAGTATTTACGGCCGGACCTTGGCTACCCATCGTTCAGAAGCACCACCCAGTAGCCACATTATCGAGTGAAGTAGCAGAACAGCCAAAATTGCAGGCACTCGATGAAAAGGAGGAGTTTCTGGTCACCTACACCAGTGGTACGGTCAATGAGCCCAAAGGAGTTTTGCACAGCTATGCCACACTCAGAGGTAGTATTCATAATCTTTCGGAACTCTTTCAACAGAATAAGGATGAATCAATTGCCACGCATTTACCACCCTTTGTTTTAGTAGGGATCAGTAGTTCGATCAAGGTTTACCTCTGGGATAATGATTGGCCAGCGGATCGAAAGATGGAATTCATCACGAAAAACAAGATCACTACCCTGTTTGGCCCACCGAGTGATTACCTTCCCTTGATGGCTTACTGTCAAGAAAACGGAATGCATTTCCCAAAAAGCCTCAAGAATATTTACCTGGGTTCTGCGCCGGTTTATACGGCGTTTTTAAACGATATTCTAGGTTATGTAGGAGCAGAGGTCAATGTCGTTAGCATCTATGGGATGACCGAAAACCTTACTGTAGCCTATGCCAATGCCCGGGAGAAAATCGTCAGAGAAGCGGACGGAGATTGGGTAGGGTTTCCTTTTCCGGGAGTGGAAATTGCGGCCAGCGAAGATGGTGAACTGGCACTGAATTCTAATCAACTTTTCATGAGGTATTGGCACTTGCCGAGTAGACAAACGCCCCATCAAACGGGTGATTTGGGAATGATCGATACCGATGGTAGCGTAGTACTTCAAGGTAGGAAAAAAGACATGATCATCCGGCGAAATTTCAATATCTACCCAGGCTTATATGAACCTACGATCAATAAGATCAAAGGAATCACTGAAGCAGTCATGATCGGTGTATACAGCGAGCAGAAAGCAGATGAAGAAATCATTCTAGTGGTGGAAGGCAAGGAAGGTCTGGATGGAAATGCTATTCTGGAGAAGTTGAAATTCGGGGAGTATTCAATCGACAAGGAAGCGTGGCCCGACCGGGTGGCCTTTATGCCTCTTCCTCGCTCCGGAAGACAAAACAAGGTCAACAAGAACCAGCTTCGAGCAGACTTAGAACAAAAGCGATTGTGA
- a CDS encoding outer membrane beta-barrel protein has product MNTFTKLNIKMLALAMLVSFAAVAQDEEEEVQSFSISGSVDTYFRTNFNTSDDPDEFMMDADGNEIGNTLAPATSFANQPGFSLGMANIIASYEGDKVGFTADLVFGPRGAEAVFGSEAPLNIVNQLYAYWNVSDNVTLTFGNFNTFLGYEVISPTGNFNYSTSYMFSYGPFSHSGLKADFTFGDFTMMLGVFNPTDATDFNPTGEYVGGAQLGYGGTYLNFLFDNDFFQVDLTGGWDLSDAFYLGVNATSASDSFYGGAFYLQNSFSDDFALGVRGEFWQDEGVGVLSTGESVIDLTLSANYTVGNLTFIPELRLDSFSEDDVVITNARTGETANSLSSFLLAAVYSF; this is encoded by the coding sequence ATGAATACGTTTACAAAGTTAAACATTAAAATGTTGGCCTTGGCGATGCTGGTATCATTTGCCGCTGTTGCCCAGGACGAAGAGGAGGAAGTGCAGTCTTTTTCAATTTCAGGTTCCGTTGATACTTATTTTAGAACCAATTTCAATACAAGTGACGATCCCGATGAATTCATGATGGATGCAGATGGAAACGAGATTGGAAACACGTTGGCTCCGGCAACTTCTTTCGCTAATCAGCCAGGTTTTTCATTAGGGATGGCTAATATCATTGCTTCATATGAAGGCGATAAGGTTGGATTCACAGCTGACTTGGTATTCGGGCCAAGAGGAGCAGAGGCTGTTTTTGGTTCTGAGGCACCGTTGAATATTGTCAACCAGTTGTACGCATACTGGAATGTGTCAGATAATGTAACCCTGACGTTTGGTAACTTCAACACCTTCCTTGGTTATGAAGTCATTTCTCCAACGGGGAACTTCAACTACTCAACGAGTTATATGTTCTCTTACGGACCATTCTCGCATTCTGGGTTGAAGGCTGACTTCACATTTGGGGACTTTACCATGATGTTGGGGGTATTTAATCCAACGGACGCTACGGATTTCAATCCTACAGGTGAATATGTTGGAGGTGCACAACTGGGATACGGTGGTACATACCTGAACTTCTTGTTTGATAATGACTTTTTCCAGGTTGACCTTACTGGTGGCTGGGACTTGTCTGATGCTTTCTACCTCGGAGTTAATGCTACATCAGCTTCTGACAGCTTTTATGGTGGCGCCTTTTATTTACAGAATTCATTCTCTGATGATTTTGCTCTTGGAGTTCGAGGAGAGTTCTGGCAAGATGAAGGTGTAGGCGTTCTGTCTACAGGGGAAAGTGTAATTGACCTTACCTTAAGTGCCAATTACACGGTTGGAAACCTGACATTCATTCCTGAGTTGCGATTAGATAGCTTCTCTGAAGACGATGTGGTTATCACCAACGCAAGAACAGGTGAGACAGCCAATTCCTTGTCTTCTTTCTTGTTGGCAGCTGTTTACTCTTTCTAA
- a CDS encoding glutamine synthetase beta-grasp domain-containing protein produces MAKSKLEYIWLDGYKPTQSLRSKTKILSNFSGKLEDAPMWSFDGSSTEQAEGNSSDCLLKPVAIFPDPARKDAYLIMTEVLNADGTAHESNGRATIDDDDNDFWFGFEQEYFLWDPQTDLPLGFPAGGYPAPQGPYYCSVGAKNAYGREIIEEHLDLCLEAGINVEGINAEVAAGQWEFQVFAKGAAEAGDQIWVARYILERTAEKYGLAINWHPKPLGATDWNGSGMHANFSNSTLREAGNKETYDKICQAFEPVVAEHIAVYGADNDQRLTGQHETQSIDQFSYGVSDRGASIRIPVATVENGWKGWLEDRRPASNADPYKAAARIIKTVKGA; encoded by the coding sequence ATGGCAAAAAGCAAACTCGAATACATTTGGTTGGATGGCTACAAGCCTACCCAAAGTTTGAGAAGTAAAACGAAGATACTTTCCAACTTCAGCGGTAAGTTGGAGGATGCACCCATGTGGTCTTTTGACGGAAGTTCTACCGAACAGGCAGAAGGTAACTCTTCCGATTGTCTGTTGAAACCCGTTGCGATTTTCCCCGATCCTGCACGCAAAGACGCTTACTTGATCATGACAGAAGTCCTCAATGCGGACGGAACTGCACATGAATCTAATGGTCGTGCCACGATCGATGACGATGACAATGACTTCTGGTTCGGTTTTGAGCAAGAGTATTTCCTGTGGGACCCTCAAACAGACTTGCCACTTGGCTTTCCGGCTGGAGGTTACCCTGCTCCGCAAGGACCATACTACTGTAGTGTAGGTGCTAAAAATGCTTACGGTCGCGAGATCATCGAAGAACACCTGGACCTTTGTCTGGAAGCAGGTATCAATGTGGAAGGAATTAACGCGGAGGTAGCAGCCGGCCAGTGGGAATTTCAGGTTTTTGCCAAAGGAGCAGCTGAAGCTGGAGATCAGATCTGGGTGGCCAGGTATATCCTGGAAAGAACTGCTGAGAAATATGGCTTGGCCATCAATTGGCATCCTAAGCCACTCGGAGCTACTGACTGGAATGGATCAGGAATGCATGCCAACTTCTCCAACTCTACATTGAGAGAAGCAGGTAATAAAGAGACTTACGACAAGATCTGTCAGGCGTTCGAGCCAGTAGTTGCAGAACACATTGCTGTTTATGGAGCAGATAATGATCAGCGATTGACCGGTCAGCATGAGACGCAATCCATCGATCAATTCAGCTACGGCGTATCCGATAGAGGTGCGTCTATCCGTATCCCTGTAGCGACCGTTGAGAATGGCTGGAAAGGTTGGTTGGAAGACAGAAGACCTGCTTCCAATGCTGATCCTTACAAAGCCGCTGCCAGAATTATCAAGACCGTAAAAGGTGCTTGA
- a CDS encoding SRPBCC family protein — protein sequence MAFYQFKQQQFIPATMDEVWDFISSPANLKEITPDYMGFDITSGDLAEKMYEGMIISYEVAPVFGIRTTWVTEITHIRDKEYFVDEQRVGPYALWHHQHFIELRDQGVLMKDIVSYSPPFGILGAIANSLMIRNKLKEIFDYRTEAINKKFPS from the coding sequence ATGGCCTTCTACCAGTTCAAACAACAGCAATTCATTCCCGCGACCATGGATGAAGTTTGGGATTTCATTTCCTCGCCTGCCAACCTCAAAGAGATCACTCCTGATTACATGGGTTTTGATATCACTTCCGGAGACCTAGCCGAGAAAATGTATGAAGGGATGATCATAAGTTATGAAGTAGCTCCGGTTTTTGGGATCAGAACCACCTGGGTCACGGAGATCACCCATATACGAGACAAGGAATACTTCGTAGATGAACAACGAGTAGGACCATATGCACTTTGGCATCACCAGCATTTTATCGAACTAAGGGATCAAGGAGTATTGATGAAAGATATCGTGAGCTATTCACCTCCATTTGGAATACTCGGAGCCATCGCCAATTCCCTCATGATCCGAAATAAACTCAAAGAAATTTTCGACTACCGCACCGAAGCGATAAACAAAAAATTCCCCTCTTGA
- a CDS encoding 3-oxoacyl-[acyl-carrier-protein] synthase III C-terminal domain-containing protein, with amino-acid sequence MDTQSERVMRASIVDVDTYFPQRVVDDKTILERINYNSPSIRNGTLERLIATKDRRHAEEGVQVSDLAACAANKILQRNPKIKPDLLIFAAASSDLIEPATANIIQTKLGLQCPVMDIKNACNSFVTSMQVASSFIDSGVYQHVLIVNGEKLSEVINYHPTDDEHLIQCISSFSLGDAGAAILMGAHKRAQLIYQKFCSWGDSWGLSTVKGGGSLAFRDLSQYYFESNSAELNKVMAVRLPEFVSGAFKEAGFSYKDVDHLLTHQTSNTTINKIGKYMGISSKKWVRTYDKYGNIGAATIPVSLTQIIAEKKPKEGDLICIIGLAAGISIAVQLIRW; translated from the coding sequence ATGGATACTCAAAGTGAACGTGTGATGCGTGCATCCATTGTGGATGTAGATACCTATTTTCCTCAGCGAGTCGTTGATGACAAGACGATACTGGAGCGGATCAATTATAACAGTCCCAGTATTAGAAATGGCACCTTGGAACGGCTGATTGCGACGAAAGACAGGCGTCATGCCGAAGAAGGAGTGCAGGTGAGTGATTTGGCTGCTTGTGCTGCAAATAAGATTCTGCAAAGAAATCCCAAAATCAAACCAGACCTATTAATTTTTGCTGCAGCCTCTTCCGACCTGATTGAACCAGCCACGGCGAATATCATACAGACCAAACTTGGCTTGCAATGTCCGGTGATGGATATCAAGAATGCCTGCAACAGCTTTGTTACCTCCATGCAAGTGGCCTCCTCTTTTATCGATTCAGGCGTATATCAGCATGTACTGATTGTCAATGGGGAGAAATTGAGTGAAGTGATCAATTACCACCCTACCGACGATGAACACCTCATTCAATGCATTTCATCTTTTAGTCTGGGCGATGCAGGTGCCGCAATCTTGATGGGAGCACACAAGCGAGCGCAGCTGATCTATCAAAAATTTTGTTCATGGGGTGATAGCTGGGGGTTGTCAACGGTAAAAGGAGGGGGGTCGCTGGCTTTTCGTGACCTGAGTCAATACTATTTTGAGAGCAACTCAGCCGAGCTCAATAAAGTCATGGCAGTCAGACTGCCAGAGTTTGTTTCAGGGGCGTTCAAAGAAGCTGGGTTCAGCTACAAGGATGTAGATCATTTGCTTACACACCAAACCTCCAATACCACCATTAATAAGATTGGTAAATACATGGGGATATCTTCAAAGAAGTGGGTCCGAACTTATGATAAATATGGAAACATTGGCGCTGCAACCATTCCAGTGTCGTTGACACAGATCATCGCAGAAAAAAAGCCAAAAGAAGGAGATTTAATTTGTATCATTGGGTTGGCGGCTGGTATTAGCATTGCCGTTCAATTGATTCGCTGGTAA
- a CDS encoding diiron oxygenase: protein MEPAQFEETVERMIQISKEKPLLPEEFVPWDDEPTSDTLFMPDGLVSLQGHERWDDLTKEQQIELGKLEMVQVMYSYAWSETLACQFFNRHLLTLNPNSVEYRFLVRETIEEYRHQEMFGMAVRKLDRVPELPTGLHKLFGNLVTRWFPSSLVFMSVLSVELMADIYAKHIRKDERVFSVLRKTSELHHIEEGRHIFYTKLWLDKYTKNANFIMRSTYSLIIMLNVFFMRTLYVRRSFFVQLGLKEPDKYFKIARANFTKKFPDFAMDEAVSFVDSFKGFNFFTKPLWKWILKVNV, encoded by the coding sequence ATGGAGCCAGCCCAATTTGAGGAGACTGTTGAACGAATGATTCAGATCAGTAAGGAAAAACCCTTGCTGCCAGAAGAGTTCGTCCCATGGGATGATGAGCCGACTTCAGACACCTTGTTTATGCCTGATGGACTTGTATCACTGCAAGGCCATGAGCGCTGGGATGACCTGACCAAAGAACAGCAAATTGAGCTGGGAAAGCTCGAAATGGTACAAGTGATGTACTCCTATGCCTGGTCCGAAACGCTAGCTTGTCAATTTTTTAATCGACACTTACTGACACTTAATCCCAACTCGGTGGAATACCGCTTTTTGGTGCGTGAAACGATCGAAGAATACCGCCATCAGGAGATGTTTGGGATGGCTGTAAGAAAGCTTGACAGAGTGCCGGAATTGCCAACCGGACTGCATAAACTATTTGGAAATCTGGTCACTCGATGGTTCCCTTCCTCATTGGTTTTTATGTCGGTGCTGTCAGTGGAATTAATGGCCGATATCTATGCCAAGCATATTCGCAAAGACGAACGTGTCTTTTCCGTGCTGAGAAAAACCTCCGAGTTGCATCACATCGAAGAAGGTCGACATATTTTCTATACCAAACTATGGCTAGACAAGTATACGAAGAACGCCAATTTTATCATGCGTTCTACCTACAGCCTGATCATTATGCTCAATGTCTTTTTCATGCGGACGCTCTATGTGAGAAGGAGCTTTTTCGTACAATTAGGCTTAAAAGAACCAGACAAATATTTTAAAATCGCCAGGGCGAACTTCACTAAGAAGTTTCCCGACTTTGCTATGGATGAGGCGGTTTCGTTTGTGGACTCTTTCAAAGGGTTCAATTTTTTCACTAAACCACTATGGAAATGGATACTCAAAGTGAACGTGTGA